A single window of Onychostoma macrolepis isolate SWU-2019 chromosome 16, ASM1243209v1, whole genome shotgun sequence DNA harbors:
- the trim35-28 gene encoding tripartite motif containing 35-28: protein MAEYSDEDITDRPSLLESDLTCPVCKDIFKEPVLLSCSHSFCQECLEGSWKNQSKRQCPMCRKCCDGETPIPNRALKNTCVSYKKERNWRGQGSGVDEVICGLHQRPFQLFCIKDEEPVCVECVTLHPGHELVPIEQGVPFCKEELNMKIKILESKQDSFKRMKKRYKDTISFIESQTKDAEKQIKEEFERLHQVLCNEETSRINALCREENEKKQVVNEKIESISRDIGALAELIQAVKREMGAEDLTFLQNFQKLKRRTQWTSEEPKKVQGALINMALHVGGLGYKVWEQMLTHVTCLPVILDPNTVSPWLSISPDFSSVQQSLERQTFPDNPERFDPCVFVLGSEGFSSGRHRWEVRVADHPKWILGVCKKSVVRKRKFTVTTKAGVWTIGLSKGVYSALTTPRTELSLERRPETIRVKVNMEKGEVSFWDTGNNKHLCTYNDKFNEKLFPIFGPGLQSTPITILPAKVTIHKQ from the exons ATGGCAGAATACAGTGACGAGGATATCACAGACAGGCCATCTCTTCTAGAGTCAGACTTAACGTGTCCTGTCtgcaaagacatttttaagGAACCCGTGTTGCTCTCGTGTAGCCACAGTTTCTGTCAAGAATGTCTGGAGGGCAGCTGGAAGAACCAGTCAAAACGGCAGTGCCCGATGTGCCGAAAATGCTGCGACGGAGAGACACCGATCCCCAACCGCGCACTAAAAAACACCTGCGTGTCCTATAAAAAGGAGAGGAACTGGAGAGGACAAGGTTCTGGTGTAGATGAAGTCATCTGTGGTTTGCACCAGCGGCCCTTCCAGCTCTTCTGCATTAAAGACGAGGAACCCGTGTGCGTCGAGTGCGTTACTCTTCATCCAGGACACGAGCTGGTGCCTATAGAGCAAGGGGTGCCTTTCTGCAAG GAGGAGCTTAACatgaaaatcaaaatactggAAAGTAAGCAGGACTCCttcaaaagaatgaaaaaaagatATAAAGACACCATCTCCTTTATTGAG AGCCAGACTAAAGATGCAGAGAAACAAATCAAAGAGGAGTTTGAAAGACTCCATCAGGTCTTATGTAATGAGGAGACGTCTAGAATAAATGCTTTGTGTAGAGAAGAAAATGAGAAGAAGCAAGTGGTGAATGAGAAGATTGAAAGCATCAGTCGTGATATCGGGGCTCTTGCAGAATTGATTCAGGCAGTAAAGAGGGAAATGGGAGCTGAGGATTTGACTTTCCTTCAG AATTTCCAGAAGCTAAAAAGACG AACCCAGTGGACTAGTGAGGAACCAAAGAAGGTTCAAGGAGCTCTCATCAACATGGCCTTGCATGTTGGTGGTTTGGGATACAAAGTCTGGGAGCAGATGCTGACTCATGTCACATGTT TGCCTGTAATCCTGGATCCCAACACAGTCTCGCCCTGGCTCTCCATATCTCCTGATTTTTCCAGTGTGCAACAGAGTCTGGAAAGACAGACTTTCCCAGACAACCCTGAGAGGTTTGATCCCTGTGTTTTTGTCCTTGGCTCAGAGGGTTTCTCCTCAGGGCGCCACCGTTGGGAGGTCCGTGTGGCTGACCACCCCAAATGGATCTTGGGAGTATGCAAGAAGTCAGTGGTTAGGAAGAGAAAGTTCACCGTAACAACAAAAGCTGGAGTGTGGACCATTGGTCTGAGTAAAGGAGTCTACAGTGCCTTAACCACTCCACGCACTGAGCTGAGTCTAGAGAGAAGGCCTGAAACCATCAGGGTAAAGGTCAATATGGAGAAGGGGGAGGTTTCCTTCTGGGATACAGGCAACAACAAGCACCTATGTACATACAATGATAAGTTCAATGAAAAGCTGTTCCCCATCTTTGGTCCAGGGCTCCAGAGCACACCGATCACTATCTTGCCTGCTAAAGTGACCATACACAAACAATAA